One region of Ananas comosus cultivar F153 linkage group 9, ASM154086v1, whole genome shotgun sequence genomic DNA includes:
- the LOC109715078 gene encoding abnormal spindle-like microcephaly-associated protein homolog isoform X3 has translation MERRRRPPAKEAAAAGELPRGGASSPPPNPSPLFRDVSNYKTPHPSFPNPKTHNPASPLPIFFTASKNTLTPAASSASAFRRRPSAAAAVAARRLRALELDQSKSSRKVQIRREKALKSFSTSLSSWLNLLFRNPSSCGCDIASRRQTSGLIGKRQSLDAEREMGVGGHWRSPKRRRDRLWKCGGEEKKGFSFGMVASLKVSLQDVCSFDDLKERMEGYISREGCDEVLLMMYQVCKNIDEGRLKMKANCPLVSDLRLKEKATRILMCYNPEWLRIGLHIVLAGDSLLCNEEREHEKEDLFLRMIIEKQFFSHSGVAKSFAYNKLVEGLYRPGYFEALGSIILKRFILLVISLDKAKTESSLPIKYGIDGLDGGSPLLFCRHSNIKSSQQIIHESLSEVMHGEGDLLVHLTIVGCKLNYVQSPLSEYDFIVRNLFQDLQDGIVLCRALQLLLCDASIISKVVAPSDTRKKNLQNCSIAIEYLKQAGVPLSAGDGVMIVAEDIANGDKELTMSLLWSVFVHLQFPLLVQRTSLVGEIAKLKASDMDLPKYNTKTNMALLLEWIQVVCGKYSIRVDTLSSLVDSRALCCLMNFYLNIDIPLTSQKENGENFDEGLTRCLYADSSVVCHNFLPVRRIIECLSDFPEELQVSHILNNDASPDERSVTILLTFLASQLLNSKKLDKVRKLTSRILEDQNAEIKVLAFSQMSFSGNGSPIRCRSQGNKLPKCASEQNNEGFDWAATVIQSQVRRIVARSKFLKIKRAASLLQSATRAWLAATSNIKHAFTCSDHSVLEQSSGNSNSYLKFMMERHNFVRTKRSVRLIQRALRAWIAQRRQLESIFLHSSLPNQQSICSKLENPRYQESMAAEKIQLAWRRYAYHKQFLENISAVVKIQSNWRSWSTRIHFSRQVRAIITIQARIRCLFCLRAFRRFRLAALVIQRFVRGWLARKALLGACFIQSKRKICGLYSTQCAGSVKSVEYSTVLNSVLRLQRWWRRILLCRSELMSVILIQACIRGWSSRREANKLRYSISVIQVEMVEKCLISTIKEKVGAHYSGTCSLLDC, from the exons ATggagcggcggcgccgccccccGGCGAAGGAGGCGGCTGCGGCGGGGGAGCTCCCTCGCGGTGGTGCCTCCTCCCCTCCACCGAACCCTTCCCCTCTCTTCCGCGACGTCTCCAACTACAAGACCCCGCACCCCTCCTTCCCGAACCCTAAAACCCATAACCCCGCTTCTCCTCTCCCCATATTCTTCACCGCCTCCAAGAACACCCTCACCCCCGCCgcttcctccgcctccgccttccGACGccgcccctccgccgccgccgccgtcgccgcgcgCCGCCTCCGGGCGCTCGAGCTCGACCAATCCAAATCCTCCCGCAAGGTCCAGATCCGCCGAGAGAAGGCCCTCAAGTCGTTCTCCACGTCTCTCTCCTCCTGGCTCAACCTTCTCTTCCGAAACCCTAGCTCTTGCGGGTGCGATATCGCGAGTCGGCGACAGACTTCGGGTTTGATCGGGAAAAGGCAGAGCTTGGATGCGGAGAGGGAGATGGGGGTCGGCGGGCATTGGAGGAGCCCGAAGCGGCGGAGAGATCGGCTCTGGAAGTGTGGcggggaggagaagaagggttTTTCTTTTGGGATGGTTGCTTCGCTAAAGGTTTCGTTGCAGGATGTTTGTAGCTTTGATGATCTAAAGGAGAGAATGGAGGGTTACATATCCAGGGAAGGTTGTGATGAGGTTCTCTTGATGATGTATCAGGTTTGCAAG AATATAGATGAAGGCAGATTAAAAATGAAAGCAAATTGCCCGCTTGTAAGTGACCTTAGACTGAAGGAAAAGGCAACTCGAATTCTGATGTGCTACAACCCGGAGTGGCTTAGGATCGGACTGCATATTGTTCTTGCCGGTGATTCATTATTGTGCAATGAAGAAAGGGAACATGAAAAAGAAGATCTGTTCTTAAGGATGATTATAGAAAAGCAATTCTTTTCTCATTCAGGTGTTGCGAAGTCCTTTGCCTATAACAAGTTAGTTGAGGGCCTCTACCGGCCAGGGTACTTCGAAGCTTTGGGAAGCATTATCCTGAAAAGATTTATATTGCTAGTAATCTCTCTGGACAAAGCTAAAACCGAAAGTTCTCTGCCTATTAAATATGGTATTGATGGTCTAGATGGTGGTTCCCCTTTACTATTTTGTCGTCATTCTAATATTAAGTCAAGTCAACAAATTATTCATG AGTCCTTATCAGAGGTAATGCATGGCGAAGGTGATCTTCTTGTGCATCTCACAATTGTAGGATGTAAGCTGAATTATGTGCAG TCCCCGCTTTCAGAATACGACTTCATTGtaagaaatttatttcaagATCTTCAAGATGGCATAGTACTGTGCAGAGCTCTTCAACTCTTGCTTTGTGATGCCTCAATAATTTCA AAAGTGGTGGCTCCGTCAGATACTCGTAAAAAGAACTTGCAAAATTGCAGTATTGCGATTGAATACCTCAAGCAGGCTGGGGTTCCACTCTCTGCTGGAGATGGAGTTATGATTGTTGCAGAAGACATTGCCAATGGGGACAAAGAGCTGACAATGTCATTGCTCTGGAGTGTTTTTGTTCACTTGCAG TTTCCCCTACTAGTTCAGAGAACCTCATTGGTTGGCGAGATAGCAAAGTTAAAGGCATCTGATATG GACCTTCCAAAGTACAACACCAAGACAAACATGGCCCTGCTTCTTGAGTGGATCCAG GTAGTTTGCGGGAAATATAGTATCAGGGTTGACACCTTGTCTTCTCTGGTCGACAGCAGAGCATTATGCTGCTTGATGAACTTCTATTTAAATATTGACATTCCTCTGACTTCACAAAAG GAAAATGgtgaaaattttgatgaagGATTAACTAGATGTCTTTATGCCGATTCTTCTGTTGTGTGTCACAATTTTCTTCCTGTCCGAAGAATCATTGAATGTCTATCTGACTTTCCTGAG GAACTGCAAGTAAGTCACATTTTAAATAACGATGCATCTCCTGACGAACGAAGTGTGACAATTCTTCTTACCTTCCTGGCTTCGCAACTTCTAAATAGTAAGAAATTG GATAAAGTAAGGAAGCTGACAAGTAGAATATTGGAGGATCAAAATGCAGAAATTAAGGTTTTGGCATTTTCCCAAATGTCCTTTTCTGGGAATGGTTCACCTATTAGATGCAGATCTCAAGGAAATAAGCTACCGAAATGTGCTTCAGAACAGAATAATGAAGGGTTTG ATTGGGCTGCAACAGTTATCCAGTCTCAAGTAAGAAGGATTGTTGCACGAAGCAAATTTTTGAAGATAAAAAGAGCCGCTTCTCTTCTGCAATCTGCCACACGTGCTTGGTTAGCTGCAACTTCAAATATTAAACATGCCTTTACTTGTTCTGATCACTCCGTCCTAGAGCAATCTTctg gaAACTCTAACAGTTATCTTAAGTTCATGATGGAAAGACATAATTTTGTACGCACCAAAAGATCTGTTCGACTGATTCAGCGAGCATTGCGGGCTTGGATCGCACAAAGACGGCAGTTAGAAAGTATATTTTTGCATTCTAGTCTTCCAAACCAACAAAGCATATGTAGCAAGCTAGAAAACCCTAGGTATCAAGAAAGTATGGCTGCAGAGAAGATACAGCTTGCATGGAGAAGATACGCATATCATAAACAATTTTTGGAGAACATATCTGCTGTGGTGAAGATTCAAAGCAATTGGCGCAGCTGGTCCACACGGATACATTTCTCAAGACAAGTTCGAGCAATCATTACCATCCAGGCCAGAATTCGATGTCTATTTTGTCTAAGGGCATTCAGAAGGTTTCGTCTTGCCGCCCTCGTAATTCAACGATTTGTTAGGGGATGGCTGGCTCGAAAAGCGCTGCTAg GTGCTTGTTTCATTCAATCAAAGAGGAAGATTTGTGGGTTATACAGCACACAATGTGCTGGTTCAGTCAAAAGTGTTGAATACAGTACTGTATTAAATTCAGTTTTGAGGTTACAGAGATGGTGGAGACGGATTTTGTTGTGTAGATCTGAACTAATGTCGGTAATTTTGATCCAAGCATGCATCCGTGGTTGGAGCTCTCGAAGAGAAGCAAATAAACTACGTTATAGTATTTCAGTTATTCAAGTAG AAATGGTGGAGAAATGCCTTATTTCGACAATCAAGGAAAAGGTCGGTGCTCATTATTCAGGCACATGTTCGTTGTTGGATTGCTAG
- the LOC109715078 gene encoding abnormal spindle-like microcephaly-associated protein isoform X1: protein MERRRRPPAKEAAAAGELPRGGASSPPPNPSPLFRDVSNYKTPHPSFPNPKTHNPASPLPIFFTASKNTLTPAASSASAFRRRPSAAAAVAARRLRALELDQSKSSRKVQIRREKALKSFSTSLSSWLNLLFRNPSSCGCDIASRRQTSGLIGKRQSLDAEREMGVGGHWRSPKRRRDRLWKCGGEEKKGFSFGMVASLKVSLQDVCSFDDLKERMEGYISREGCDEVLLMMYQVCKNIDEGRLKMKANCPLVSDLRLKEKATRILMCYNPEWLRIGLHIVLAGDSLLCNEEREHEKEDLFLRMIIEKQFFSHSGVAKSFAYNKLVEGLYRPGYFEALGSIILKRFILLVISLDKAKTESSLPIKYGIDGLDGGSPLLFCRHSNIKSSQQIIHESLSEVMHGEGDLLVHLTIVGCKLNYVQSPLSEYDFIVRNLFQDLQDGIVLCRALQLLLCDASIISKVVAPSDTRKKNLQNCSIAIEYLKQAGVPLSAGDGVMIVAEDIANGDKELTMSLLWSVFVHLQFPLLVQRTSLVGEIAKLKASDMDLPKYNTKTNMALLLEWIQVVCGKYSIRVDTLSSLVDSRALCCLMNFYLNIDIPLTSQKENGENFDEGLTRCLYADSSVVCHNFLPVRRIIECLSDFPEELQVSHILNNDASPDERSVTILLTFLASQLLNSKKLDKVRKLTSRILEDQNAEIKVLAFSQMSFSGNGSPIRCRSQGNKLPKCASEQNNEGFDWAATVIQSQVRRIVARSKFLKIKRAASLLQSATRAWLAATSNIKHAFTCSDHSVLEQSSGNSNSYLKFMMERHNFVRTKRSVRLIQRALRAWIAQRRQLESIFLHSSLPNQQSICSKLENPRYQESMAAEKIQLAWRRYAYHKQFLENISAVVKIQSNWRSWSTRIHFSRQVRAIITIQARIRCLFCLRAFRRFRLAALVIQRFVRGWLARKALLGACFIQSKRKICGLYSTQCAGSVKSVEYSTVLNSVLRLQRWWRRILLCRSELMSVILIQACIRGWSSRREANKLRYSISVIQKWWRNALFRQSRKRSVLIIQAHVRCWIARQAVRRDKKRIILIQSQFRGYLVRKNSKEEVSNLRHRLQKSATNVKDDMRLINRLLSALSQLLACRNISSIRQTCATLSMATEHSEKCCEMLADAGAVEILLKQVHSLNRGVPDQEVLKHVLCTLRNIAHFPKLLQVLINAPRSVEIIFQELLRNKSGTFFVACDLLKKITAAKEGRELTHKLHGHVRRLTIIIQDLERKIELEKRNARRGGGRDLTMLLRHKETVSLLAMIIDNNQ, encoded by the exons ATggagcggcggcgccgccccccGGCGAAGGAGGCGGCTGCGGCGGGGGAGCTCCCTCGCGGTGGTGCCTCCTCCCCTCCACCGAACCCTTCCCCTCTCTTCCGCGACGTCTCCAACTACAAGACCCCGCACCCCTCCTTCCCGAACCCTAAAACCCATAACCCCGCTTCTCCTCTCCCCATATTCTTCACCGCCTCCAAGAACACCCTCACCCCCGCCgcttcctccgcctccgccttccGACGccgcccctccgccgccgccgccgtcgccgcgcgCCGCCTCCGGGCGCTCGAGCTCGACCAATCCAAATCCTCCCGCAAGGTCCAGATCCGCCGAGAGAAGGCCCTCAAGTCGTTCTCCACGTCTCTCTCCTCCTGGCTCAACCTTCTCTTCCGAAACCCTAGCTCTTGCGGGTGCGATATCGCGAGTCGGCGACAGACTTCGGGTTTGATCGGGAAAAGGCAGAGCTTGGATGCGGAGAGGGAGATGGGGGTCGGCGGGCATTGGAGGAGCCCGAAGCGGCGGAGAGATCGGCTCTGGAAGTGTGGcggggaggagaagaagggttTTTCTTTTGGGATGGTTGCTTCGCTAAAGGTTTCGTTGCAGGATGTTTGTAGCTTTGATGATCTAAAGGAGAGAATGGAGGGTTACATATCCAGGGAAGGTTGTGATGAGGTTCTCTTGATGATGTATCAGGTTTGCAAG AATATAGATGAAGGCAGATTAAAAATGAAAGCAAATTGCCCGCTTGTAAGTGACCTTAGACTGAAGGAAAAGGCAACTCGAATTCTGATGTGCTACAACCCGGAGTGGCTTAGGATCGGACTGCATATTGTTCTTGCCGGTGATTCATTATTGTGCAATGAAGAAAGGGAACATGAAAAAGAAGATCTGTTCTTAAGGATGATTATAGAAAAGCAATTCTTTTCTCATTCAGGTGTTGCGAAGTCCTTTGCCTATAACAAGTTAGTTGAGGGCCTCTACCGGCCAGGGTACTTCGAAGCTTTGGGAAGCATTATCCTGAAAAGATTTATATTGCTAGTAATCTCTCTGGACAAAGCTAAAACCGAAAGTTCTCTGCCTATTAAATATGGTATTGATGGTCTAGATGGTGGTTCCCCTTTACTATTTTGTCGTCATTCTAATATTAAGTCAAGTCAACAAATTATTCATG AGTCCTTATCAGAGGTAATGCATGGCGAAGGTGATCTTCTTGTGCATCTCACAATTGTAGGATGTAAGCTGAATTATGTGCAG TCCCCGCTTTCAGAATACGACTTCATTGtaagaaatttatttcaagATCTTCAAGATGGCATAGTACTGTGCAGAGCTCTTCAACTCTTGCTTTGTGATGCCTCAATAATTTCA AAAGTGGTGGCTCCGTCAGATACTCGTAAAAAGAACTTGCAAAATTGCAGTATTGCGATTGAATACCTCAAGCAGGCTGGGGTTCCACTCTCTGCTGGAGATGGAGTTATGATTGTTGCAGAAGACATTGCCAATGGGGACAAAGAGCTGACAATGTCATTGCTCTGGAGTGTTTTTGTTCACTTGCAG TTTCCCCTACTAGTTCAGAGAACCTCATTGGTTGGCGAGATAGCAAAGTTAAAGGCATCTGATATG GACCTTCCAAAGTACAACACCAAGACAAACATGGCCCTGCTTCTTGAGTGGATCCAG GTAGTTTGCGGGAAATATAGTATCAGGGTTGACACCTTGTCTTCTCTGGTCGACAGCAGAGCATTATGCTGCTTGATGAACTTCTATTTAAATATTGACATTCCTCTGACTTCACAAAAG GAAAATGgtgaaaattttgatgaagGATTAACTAGATGTCTTTATGCCGATTCTTCTGTTGTGTGTCACAATTTTCTTCCTGTCCGAAGAATCATTGAATGTCTATCTGACTTTCCTGAG GAACTGCAAGTAAGTCACATTTTAAATAACGATGCATCTCCTGACGAACGAAGTGTGACAATTCTTCTTACCTTCCTGGCTTCGCAACTTCTAAATAGTAAGAAATTG GATAAAGTAAGGAAGCTGACAAGTAGAATATTGGAGGATCAAAATGCAGAAATTAAGGTTTTGGCATTTTCCCAAATGTCCTTTTCTGGGAATGGTTCACCTATTAGATGCAGATCTCAAGGAAATAAGCTACCGAAATGTGCTTCAGAACAGAATAATGAAGGGTTTG ATTGGGCTGCAACAGTTATCCAGTCTCAAGTAAGAAGGATTGTTGCACGAAGCAAATTTTTGAAGATAAAAAGAGCCGCTTCTCTTCTGCAATCTGCCACACGTGCTTGGTTAGCTGCAACTTCAAATATTAAACATGCCTTTACTTGTTCTGATCACTCCGTCCTAGAGCAATCTTctg gaAACTCTAACAGTTATCTTAAGTTCATGATGGAAAGACATAATTTTGTACGCACCAAAAGATCTGTTCGACTGATTCAGCGAGCATTGCGGGCTTGGATCGCACAAAGACGGCAGTTAGAAAGTATATTTTTGCATTCTAGTCTTCCAAACCAACAAAGCATATGTAGCAAGCTAGAAAACCCTAGGTATCAAGAAAGTATGGCTGCAGAGAAGATACAGCTTGCATGGAGAAGATACGCATATCATAAACAATTTTTGGAGAACATATCTGCTGTGGTGAAGATTCAAAGCAATTGGCGCAGCTGGTCCACACGGATACATTTCTCAAGACAAGTTCGAGCAATCATTACCATCCAGGCCAGAATTCGATGTCTATTTTGTCTAAGGGCATTCAGAAGGTTTCGTCTTGCCGCCCTCGTAATTCAACGATTTGTTAGGGGATGGCTGGCTCGAAAAGCGCTGCTAg GTGCTTGTTTCATTCAATCAAAGAGGAAGATTTGTGGGTTATACAGCACACAATGTGCTGGTTCAGTCAAAAGTGTTGAATACAGTACTGTATTAAATTCAGTTTTGAGGTTACAGAGATGGTGGAGACGGATTTTGTTGTGTAGATCTGAACTAATGTCGGTAATTTTGATCCAAGCATGCATCCGTGGTTGGAGCTCTCGAAGAGAAGCAAATAAACTACGTTATAGTATTTCAGTTATTCAA AAATGGTGGAGAAATGCCTTATTTCGACAATCAAGGAAAAGGTCGGTGCTCATTATTCAGGCACATGTTCGTTGTTGGATTGCTAGACAAGCAGTGAGACGAGATAAGAAGCGTATAATTCTTATTCAA TCTCAATTCAGAGGCTACCTTGTAAGAAAAAACTCAAAAGAAGAGGTGTCCAACCTAAGGCACAGGCTACAGAAGTCAGCAACAAATGTGAAGGACGATATGCGGCTGATTAACAGACTACTCTCCGCACTTTCGCAACTCCTCGCCTGTAGAAATATTAGCAGTATTCGACAAACTTGTGCAACATTAA GTATGGCTACCGAGCATTCTGAGAAGTGCTGTGAAATGCTTGCGGATGCTGGCGCAGTTGAAATTCTACTGAAACAAGTCCACTCACTGAATCGTGGGGTCCCCGACCAAGAAGTTTTGAAGCATGTGCTTTGTACTCTTAGGAACATTGCACATTTCCCTAAACTTCTGCAAGTATTAATCAACGCCCCTCGGTCGGTGGAGATTATCTTCCAAGAATTGCTAAG GAACAAATCGGGCACGTTTTTTGTTGCATGCGATCTTCTGAAGAAGATTACTGCAGCGAAAGAAGGCCGCGAACTTACACATAAGTTACACGGCCATGTGAGAAGACTAACCATCATCATTCAAGATCTCGAGAGGAAGATAGAGTTGGAAAAGAG GAATGCTCGTCGAGGAGGTGGAAGAGACCTTACCATGCTTTTAAGGCACAAAGAGACTGTTAGCCTGTTAGCTATGATTATCGATAACAATCAGTAA
- the LOC109715078 gene encoding abnormal spindle-like microcephaly-associated protein homolog isoform X2 produces MERRRRPPAKEAAAAGELPRGGASSPPPNPSPLFRDVSNYKTPHPSFPNPKTHNPASPLPIFFTASKNTLTPAASSASAFRRRPSAAAAVAARRLRALELDQSKSSRKVQIRREKALKSFSTSLSSWLNLLFRNPSSCGCDIASRRQTSGLIGKRQSLDAEREMGVGGHWRSPKRRRDRLWKCGGEEKKGFSFGMVASLKVSLQDVCSFDDLKERMEGYISREGCDEVLLMMYQVCKNIDEGRLKMKANCPLVSDLRLKEKATRILMCYNPEWLRIGLHIVLAGDSLLCNEEREHEKEDLFLRMIIEKQFFSHSGVAKSFAYNKLVEGLYRPGYFEALGSIILKRFILLVISLDKAKTESSLPIKYGIDGLDGGSPLLFCRHSNIKSSQQIIHESLSEVMHGEGDLLVHLTIVGCKLNYVQSPLSEYDFIVRNLFQDLQDGIVLCRALQLLLCDASIISKVVAPSDTRKKNLQNCSIAIEYLKQAGVPLSAGDGVMIVAEDIANGDKELTMSLLWSVFVHLQFPLLVQRTSLVGEIAKLKASDMDLPKYNTKTNMALLLEWIQVVCGKYSIRVDTLSSLVDSRALCCLMNFYLNIDIPLTSQKELQVSHILNNDASPDERSVTILLTFLASQLLNSKKLDKVRKLTSRILEDQNAEIKVLAFSQMSFSGNGSPIRCRSQGNKLPKCASEQNNEGFDWAATVIQSQVRRIVARSKFLKIKRAASLLQSATRAWLAATSNIKHAFTCSDHSVLEQSSGNSNSYLKFMMERHNFVRTKRSVRLIQRALRAWIAQRRQLESIFLHSSLPNQQSICSKLENPRYQESMAAEKIQLAWRRYAYHKQFLENISAVVKIQSNWRSWSTRIHFSRQVRAIITIQARIRCLFCLRAFRRFRLAALVIQRFVRGWLARKALLGACFIQSKRKICGLYSTQCAGSVKSVEYSTVLNSVLRLQRWWRRILLCRSELMSVILIQACIRGWSSRREANKLRYSISVIQKWWRNALFRQSRKRSVLIIQAHVRCWIARQAVRRDKKRIILIQSQFRGYLVRKNSKEEVSNLRHRLQKSATNVKDDMRLINRLLSALSQLLACRNISSIRQTCATLSMATEHSEKCCEMLADAGAVEILLKQVHSLNRGVPDQEVLKHVLCTLRNIAHFPKLLQVLINAPRSVEIIFQELLRNKSGTFFVACDLLKKITAAKEGRELTHKLHGHVRRLTIIIQDLERKIELEKRNARRGGGRDLTMLLRHKETVSLLAMIIDNNQ; encoded by the exons ATggagcggcggcgccgccccccGGCGAAGGAGGCGGCTGCGGCGGGGGAGCTCCCTCGCGGTGGTGCCTCCTCCCCTCCACCGAACCCTTCCCCTCTCTTCCGCGACGTCTCCAACTACAAGACCCCGCACCCCTCCTTCCCGAACCCTAAAACCCATAACCCCGCTTCTCCTCTCCCCATATTCTTCACCGCCTCCAAGAACACCCTCACCCCCGCCgcttcctccgcctccgccttccGACGccgcccctccgccgccgccgccgtcgccgcgcgCCGCCTCCGGGCGCTCGAGCTCGACCAATCCAAATCCTCCCGCAAGGTCCAGATCCGCCGAGAGAAGGCCCTCAAGTCGTTCTCCACGTCTCTCTCCTCCTGGCTCAACCTTCTCTTCCGAAACCCTAGCTCTTGCGGGTGCGATATCGCGAGTCGGCGACAGACTTCGGGTTTGATCGGGAAAAGGCAGAGCTTGGATGCGGAGAGGGAGATGGGGGTCGGCGGGCATTGGAGGAGCCCGAAGCGGCGGAGAGATCGGCTCTGGAAGTGTGGcggggaggagaagaagggttTTTCTTTTGGGATGGTTGCTTCGCTAAAGGTTTCGTTGCAGGATGTTTGTAGCTTTGATGATCTAAAGGAGAGAATGGAGGGTTACATATCCAGGGAAGGTTGTGATGAGGTTCTCTTGATGATGTATCAGGTTTGCAAG AATATAGATGAAGGCAGATTAAAAATGAAAGCAAATTGCCCGCTTGTAAGTGACCTTAGACTGAAGGAAAAGGCAACTCGAATTCTGATGTGCTACAACCCGGAGTGGCTTAGGATCGGACTGCATATTGTTCTTGCCGGTGATTCATTATTGTGCAATGAAGAAAGGGAACATGAAAAAGAAGATCTGTTCTTAAGGATGATTATAGAAAAGCAATTCTTTTCTCATTCAGGTGTTGCGAAGTCCTTTGCCTATAACAAGTTAGTTGAGGGCCTCTACCGGCCAGGGTACTTCGAAGCTTTGGGAAGCATTATCCTGAAAAGATTTATATTGCTAGTAATCTCTCTGGACAAAGCTAAAACCGAAAGTTCTCTGCCTATTAAATATGGTATTGATGGTCTAGATGGTGGTTCCCCTTTACTATTTTGTCGTCATTCTAATATTAAGTCAAGTCAACAAATTATTCATG AGTCCTTATCAGAGGTAATGCATGGCGAAGGTGATCTTCTTGTGCATCTCACAATTGTAGGATGTAAGCTGAATTATGTGCAG TCCCCGCTTTCAGAATACGACTTCATTGtaagaaatttatttcaagATCTTCAAGATGGCATAGTACTGTGCAGAGCTCTTCAACTCTTGCTTTGTGATGCCTCAATAATTTCA AAAGTGGTGGCTCCGTCAGATACTCGTAAAAAGAACTTGCAAAATTGCAGTATTGCGATTGAATACCTCAAGCAGGCTGGGGTTCCACTCTCTGCTGGAGATGGAGTTATGATTGTTGCAGAAGACATTGCCAATGGGGACAAAGAGCTGACAATGTCATTGCTCTGGAGTGTTTTTGTTCACTTGCAG TTTCCCCTACTAGTTCAGAGAACCTCATTGGTTGGCGAGATAGCAAAGTTAAAGGCATCTGATATG GACCTTCCAAAGTACAACACCAAGACAAACATGGCCCTGCTTCTTGAGTGGATCCAG GTAGTTTGCGGGAAATATAGTATCAGGGTTGACACCTTGTCTTCTCTGGTCGACAGCAGAGCATTATGCTGCTTGATGAACTTCTATTTAAATATTGACATTCCTCTGACTTCACAAAAG GAACTGCAAGTAAGTCACATTTTAAATAACGATGCATCTCCTGACGAACGAAGTGTGACAATTCTTCTTACCTTCCTGGCTTCGCAACTTCTAAATAGTAAGAAATTG GATAAAGTAAGGAAGCTGACAAGTAGAATATTGGAGGATCAAAATGCAGAAATTAAGGTTTTGGCATTTTCCCAAATGTCCTTTTCTGGGAATGGTTCACCTATTAGATGCAGATCTCAAGGAAATAAGCTACCGAAATGTGCTTCAGAACAGAATAATGAAGGGTTTG ATTGGGCTGCAACAGTTATCCAGTCTCAAGTAAGAAGGATTGTTGCACGAAGCAAATTTTTGAAGATAAAAAGAGCCGCTTCTCTTCTGCAATCTGCCACACGTGCTTGGTTAGCTGCAACTTCAAATATTAAACATGCCTTTACTTGTTCTGATCACTCCGTCCTAGAGCAATCTTctg gaAACTCTAACAGTTATCTTAAGTTCATGATGGAAAGACATAATTTTGTACGCACCAAAAGATCTGTTCGACTGATTCAGCGAGCATTGCGGGCTTGGATCGCACAAAGACGGCAGTTAGAAAGTATATTTTTGCATTCTAGTCTTCCAAACCAACAAAGCATATGTAGCAAGCTAGAAAACCCTAGGTATCAAGAAAGTATGGCTGCAGAGAAGATACAGCTTGCATGGAGAAGATACGCATATCATAAACAATTTTTGGAGAACATATCTGCTGTGGTGAAGATTCAAAGCAATTGGCGCAGCTGGTCCACACGGATACATTTCTCAAGACAAGTTCGAGCAATCATTACCATCCAGGCCAGAATTCGATGTCTATTTTGTCTAAGGGCATTCAGAAGGTTTCGTCTTGCCGCCCTCGTAATTCAACGATTTGTTAGGGGATGGCTGGCTCGAAAAGCGCTGCTAg GTGCTTGTTTCATTCAATCAAAGAGGAAGATTTGTGGGTTATACAGCACACAATGTGCTGGTTCAGTCAAAAGTGTTGAATACAGTACTGTATTAAATTCAGTTTTGAGGTTACAGAGATGGTGGAGACGGATTTTGTTGTGTAGATCTGAACTAATGTCGGTAATTTTGATCCAAGCATGCATCCGTGGTTGGAGCTCTCGAAGAGAAGCAAATAAACTACGTTATAGTATTTCAGTTATTCAA AAATGGTGGAGAAATGCCTTATTTCGACAATCAAGGAAAAGGTCGGTGCTCATTATTCAGGCACATGTTCGTTGTTGGATTGCTAGACAAGCAGTGAGACGAGATAAGAAGCGTATAATTCTTATTCAA TCTCAATTCAGAGGCTACCTTGTAAGAAAAAACTCAAAAGAAGAGGTGTCCAACCTAAGGCACAGGCTACAGAAGTCAGCAACAAATGTGAAGGACGATATGCGGCTGATTAACAGACTACTCTCCGCACTTTCGCAACTCCTCGCCTGTAGAAATATTAGCAGTATTCGACAAACTTGTGCAACATTAA GTATGGCTACCGAGCATTCTGAGAAGTGCTGTGAAATGCTTGCGGATGCTGGCGCAGTTGAAATTCTACTGAAACAAGTCCACTCACTGAATCGTGGGGTCCCCGACCAAGAAGTTTTGAAGCATGTGCTTTGTACTCTTAGGAACATTGCACATTTCCCTAAACTTCTGCAAGTATTAATCAACGCCCCTCGGTCGGTGGAGATTATCTTCCAAGAATTGCTAAG GAACAAATCGGGCACGTTTTTTGTTGCATGCGATCTTCTGAAGAAGATTACTGCAGCGAAAGAAGGCCGCGAACTTACACATAAGTTACACGGCCATGTGAGAAGACTAACCATCATCATTCAAGATCTCGAGAGGAAGATAGAGTTGGAAAAGAG GAATGCTCGTCGAGGAGGTGGAAGAGACCTTACCATGCTTTTAAGGCACAAAGAGACTGTTAGCCTGTTAGCTATGATTATCGATAACAATCAGTAA